The Eleutherodactylus coqui strain aEleCoq1 chromosome 13, aEleCoq1.hap1, whole genome shotgun sequence genome includes a window with the following:
- the LOC136587441 gene encoding nucleolar protein dao-5-like — protein sequence MDFSCRNQGVKPSPNTLKVEASPNTLKAEASPNTLKAEASPNTLKAEASPNTLKAEASPNTLNVEASPNTLMAEASPNTLMAEASPNTLKAEASPNTLKAEASPNTLKAEASPNTLKAEASPNTLNVEASPNTLMAEASPNTLMAEASPNTLKAEASPNTLKAEASPNTLKAEASPNTLKAEASPNTLKAEASPNTLKAEASPNTLKAEASPNTLKAEASPNTLKAEASPNTLKAEASPNTLKAEASPNTLKAEASPNTLKAEASPNTLKAEASPNTLKAEASPNTLKAEASPNTLKAEASPNTLKAQASPNTLKAQASPNTLKAEASPNTLKAEASPNTLKAEASPNTLKAEASPNTLKAEASPNTLKAEASPNTLKAEASPNTLKAEASPNTLKAEASPNTLKAEASPNTLKAEASPNTLKAEASPNTLKAEASPNTLNVEASPNTLKAEASPNTLKAEASPNTLKAEASPNTLKAEASPNTLKAEASPNTLKAEASPNTLKAEASPNTLKAEASPNTLKAEASPNTLKAEASPNTLKAEASPNMLKAEASPNTLKAEASPNTLKAEASPNTLKAQASPNTLKAEASPNTLKAEASPNTLKAEASPNTLKAEASPNTLKAEASPNTLKAEASPNTLKAEASPNTLKAEASPNTLKAEASPNTLKAEASPNTLKAEASPNTLKAEASPNTLKAEASPNTLKAEASPNTLKAEASPNTLKVEASPNTLKVEASPNTLKVEASPNMLKVEACCIESKA from the exons ATGGACTTCAGCTGCCGGAACCAGGGAGtaa AGCCGTCACCCAACACGCTGAAGGTAGAAGCCTCACCCAACACGCTGAAGGCAGAAGCCTCACCCAACACGCTGAAGGCAGAAGCCTCACCCAACACGCTGAAGGCAGAAGCCTCACCCAACACGCTGAAGGCAGAAGCCTCACCCAACACGCTGAATGTAGAAGCCTCACCCAACACGCTGATGGCAGAAGCCTCACCCAACACGCTGATGGCAGAAGCCTCACCCAACACGCTGAAGGCAGAAGCCTCACCCAACACGCTGAAGGCGGAAGCCTCACCCAACACGCTGAAGGCGGAAGCCTCACCCAACACGCTGAAGGCAGAAGCCTCACCCAACACGCTGAATGTAGAAGCCTCACCCAACACGCTGATGGCAGAAGCCTCACCCAACACGCTGATGGCAGAAGCCTCACCCAACACGCTGAAGGCAGAAGCCTCACCCAACACGCTGAAGGCAGAAGCCTCACCCAACACGCTGAAGGCAGAAGCGTCACCCAACACGCTGAAGGCAGAAGCGTCACCCAACACGCTAAAGGCAGAAGCGTCACCCAACACGCTGAAGGCAGAAGCATCACCCAACACGCTGAAGGCAGAAGCGTCACCCAACACGCTGAAGGCAGAAGCGTCACCCAACACGCTGAAGGCAGAAGCGTCACCCAACACGCTGAAGGCAGAAGCGTCACCCAACACGCTGAAGGCAGAAGCGTCACCCAACACGCTGAAGGCAGAAGCGTCACCCAACACGCTGAAGGCAGAAGCGTCACCCAACACGCTGAAGGCAGAAGCGTCACCCAACACGCTGAAGGCAGAAGCGTCACCCAACACGCTGAAGGCAGAAGCGTCACCCAACACGCTGAAGGCAGAAGCGTCACCCAACACGCTGAAGGCACAAGCGTCACCCAACACGCTGAAGGCACAAGCGTCACCCAACACGCTGAAGGCGGAAGCCTCACCCAACACGCTGAAGGCGGAAGCCTCACCCAACACGCTGAAGGCGGAAGCCTCACCCAACACGCTGAAGGCGGAAGCCTCACCCAACACGCTGAAGGCGGAAGCCTCACCCAACACGCTGAAGGCGGAAGCCTCACCCAACACGCTGAAGGCGGAAGCCTCACCCAACACGCTGAAGGCGGAAGCCTCACCCAACACGCTGAAGGCGGAAGCCTCACCCAACACGCTGAAGGCAGAAGCCTCACCCAACACGCTGAAGGCAGAAGCCTCACCCAACACGCTGAAGGCAGAAGCCTCACCCAACACGCTGAAGGCAGAAGCCTCACCCAACACGCTGAATGTAGAAGCCTCACCCAACACGCTGAAGGCGGAAGCCTCACCCAACACGCTGAAGGCAGAAGCCTCACCCAACACGCTGAAGGCAGAAGCCTCACCCAACACGCTGAAGGCAGAAGCCTCACCCAACACGCTGAAGGCAGAAGCGTCACCCAACACGCTGAAGGCGGAAGCCTCACCCAACACGCTGAAGGCGGAAGCTTCACCCAACACGCTGAAGGCGGAAGCTTCACCCAACACGCTGAAGGCGGAAGCCTCACCCAACACGCTGAAGGCGGAAGCGTCACCCAACACGCTGAAGGCAGAAGCGTCACCCAACATGCTGAAGGCAGAAGCGTCACCCAACACGCTGAAGGCAGAAGCGTCACCCAACACGCTGAAGGCAGAAGCGTCACCCAACACGCTGAAGGCACAAGCGTCACCCAACACGCTGAAGGCAGAAGCCTCACCCAACACGCTGAAGGCGGAAGCTTCACCCAACACGCTGAAGGCGGAAGCTTCACCCAACACGCTGAAGGCGGAAGCTTCACCCAACACGCTGAAGGCGGAAGCTTCACCCAACACGCTGAAGGCGGAAGCCTCACCCAACACGCTGAAGGCGGAAGCCTCACCCAACACGCTGAAGGCGGAAGCCTCACCCAACACGCTGAAGGCGGAAGCCTCACCCAACACGCTGAAGGCGGAAGCCTCACCCAACACGCTGAAGGCGGAAGCCTCACCCAACACGCTGAAGGCGGAAGCCTCACCCAACACGCTGAAGGCGGAAGCCTCACCCAACACGCTGAAGGCGGAAGCCTCACCCAACACGCTGAAGGCGGAAGCCTCACCCAACACGCTGAAGGTAGAAGCCTCACCCAACACGCTGAAGGTAGAAGCCTCACCCAACACGCTGAAGGTAGAAGCCTCACCCAACATGCTGAAGGTAGAAGCTTGCTGCATAGAAAGCAAAGCTTAA